Proteins encoded together in one Lathyrus oleraceus cultivar Zhongwan6 chromosome 5, CAAS_Psat_ZW6_1.0, whole genome shotgun sequence window:
- the LOC127084546 gene encoding uncharacterized protein LOC127084546, whose translation MASFLTDLAKPYVEKLINGVIAKSSYICCFMCIAKDFEEEKARLEVERTTFKQRIEVATRRGEDVQANALSWVEEADKLIQEDTKTKQKCFFEFCPHCIWRYRRGKVLANKKDHIKELMEAGKELTIGLPTRLPDVERYSSQHYMHFKSRESKYIELLDELKDDNNYMIGLQGMGAQEKLH comes from the coding sequence ATGGCGAGTTTCTTGACTGATTTGGCGAAGCCATATGTGGAGAAATTGATAAATGGCGTGATTGCAAAATCGAGTTATATATGTTGCTTCATGTGCATTGCTAAGGATTTTGAAGAAGAAAAAGCTAGGTTGGAAGTAGAAAGGACAACTTTCAAGCAACGCATTGAAGTGGCAACCCGAAGAGGGGAAGATGTTCAAGCTAATGCTCTTTCTTGGGTAGAAGAAGCTGATAAGCTCATTCAAGAAGAcaccaaaacaaaacaaaaatgtTTTTTTGAATTTTGTCCTCATTGCATATGGAGATATAGAAGAGGAAAAGTACTGGCAAATAAGAAGGATCATATTAAAGAATTAATGGAAGCTGGAAAGGAACTTACAATTGGACTCCCAACTCGTCTTCCAGATGTTGAACGCTATTCATCCCAACACTATATGCATTTTAAAAGTAGAGAATCCAAATACATTGAGCTTTTGGATGAACTCAAAGATGACAACAATTATATGATTGGGTTGCAAGGGATGGGGGCACAGGAAAAACTACATTGA